Proteins encoded together in one Oreochromis aureus strain Israel breed Guangdong linkage group 23, ZZ_aureus, whole genome shotgun sequence window:
- the uts2d gene encoding urotensin 2 domain containing: MDRVTAVSYCLGLLSLFLLQGVLNVDGRSIFNPGNPAFSQKEDTDSQSKILALLLHKSLVPVEKDDPLGVELANKLAEIEELRALKEDLELERKIAANMVEGKSITRKRGEPCFWKYCV, encoded by the exons ATGGACAGGGTTACAGCTGTGAGCTACTGTTTAGGACTCCTGAGTTTGTTTCTACTGCAAGGCGTGCTCAATGTGGACGGGAGGAGCATATTTAATCCAG GGAACCCTGCTTTTAGTCAGAAAGAAGACACAGATTCCCAGAGCAAAATTCTGGCACTATTACTGCACAAAAGCTTAGTCCCAGTGGAAAAGGATGATCCTCTGG GTGTTGAGCTGGCTAATAAATTAGCTGAGATCGAGGAG CTGAGAGCGCTGAAGGAGGACCTGGAGCTGGAGAGGAAGATTGCAGCTAATATGGTAGAAGGCAAATCcataacaaggaaacgcggagAAC CCTGCTTCTGGAAGTACTGCGTCTGA